A DNA window from Acropora palmata chromosome 12, jaAcrPala1.3, whole genome shotgun sequence contains the following coding sequences:
- the LOC141859317 gene encoding uncharacterized protein LOC141859317, whose translation MRGVLDEEYYQHYTLFVSGIFLLSGRSISPEQMKMAGKCLMHFVEMFDAYYGKRYVLVNHHMLLHLKKNVSDHGPLWCSSLFIFENWNGDIGNYFHGTQNIAHQIMTAVTSHQHLPELIDDMPQGEAKEMVLQLCGHSVRTNRTHLKDKFYAIGALKKGKPDMPFEDDLLLFLGIETVCEVKFFNRVQFGDAVFHSQKYKRVTRRNNFTVAYQQEEETRYGQIEIFFVVPHYPVVTSGAVIAPMSMSEHRVCEFNEFLGNTVHHIVSLKDPSKKRFDIVCLENIIDICLYMKFSDNEVGFAAHFPNHFEKD comes from the exons ATGAGAGGTGTTCTTGATGAAGAGTATTATCAACATTATACCTTGTTCGTTAGTGGCATCTTCTTATTGTCAGGCAGATCAATTTCACctgaacaaatgaaaatggCTGGAAAGTGTTTAATGCACTTTGTTGAGATGTTTGATGCATACTATG GCAAAAGATATGTGTTGGTGAATCACCATATGCTTCttcacttgaagaaaaatgtgTCTGACCATGGGCCCCTCTGGTGTAgttcacttttcattttcgagAACTGGAACGGTGACATTGGTAATTACTTCCACGGTACTCAGAACATTGCACACCAG ATAATGACTGCTGTGACAAGTCATCAACACCTCCCTGAGCTGATAGACGACATGCCTCAAGGAGAAGCCAAAGAGATGGTGTTACAACTATGTGGACATTCCGTCAG AACCAACAGAACACATCTTAAAGACAAGTTCTATGCAATTGGTGCATTAAAGAAAGGCAAACCCGATATGCCTTTTGAAGATGaccttcttttgttcttgGGCATAGAAACTGTTTGTGaggttaaatttttcaatcgTGTTCAGTTTGGTGATGCAGTGTTTCATTCCCAAAAGTACAAGAGAGTGACAAGGAGAAACAACTTCACCGTTGCCTaccaacaagaagaagaaacaagaTATGGCCAGattgaaatattctttgtgGTCCCGCATTATCCAGTAGTGACATCTGGTGCTGTCATTGCTCCAATGTCAATGTCTGAGCACCGTGTCTGTGAATTCAATGAATTTCTGGGTAACACGGTCCACCATATTGTTTCCCTCAAGGATCCAAGCAAGAAGAGATTTGATATTGTCTGTCTTGAAAATATCATAGATATATGTCTTTACATGAAGTTTTCGGATAATGAGGTGGGATTTGCAGCGCATTTcccaaatcattttgaaaaagactgA
- the LOC141859257 gene encoding uncharacterized protein LOC141859257: MIKMSPRTLSSKASCSPKVLKILLAAGLVLVVLLAVSLALLIHQQSKASGSDESEKLADKRSMAILSDCRHKQLCDVKATCTAVSDNHHACLCNGGFQGNGSVCYDIDECLSEQLNSCHQDAVCVNTIGTYNCICRDGFFGNMSTCKDVDECKKGTHNCSKHAHCANSVGTYKCTCRHGFKGSGWSCSDVNECQLGIHKCSQHAICTNNIGSYNCTCRDGFRGNGSTCKDVDECKKGTHNCSEHAHCTNSVGSYNCNCRDGFLGDGRSCSDVNECKHGIHKCSQHAICINHIGTHSCICRKGFHGNGTTCKDVDECKKGTHNCSEHADCTNSVGSYNCTCRDGFQGNGWSCSDVNECKVGIHKCSQHAICTNNIGSYNCTCRDGFRGNGWTCKDVDECKEGTHNCSEHAHCTNSVGSYNCTCRHGFLGNGWSCSDINECKEGIHKCSQHAICTNNIGTYNCTCRNGFRGNGWTCKDIDECKRGTHNCSEYANCTNNVGSYNCTCRDGFQGDGLSCKDLDECKLGIDKCSQFAQCTNQVGTYDCACHHGFRGNGRTCKDVDECRAGIHNCSLNAFCANNVGAFNCTCREGYEGNGWICTDVNECQRGTHSCHTHASCHNFQGSHRCYCDRGYRGDGQTCHDIDECQNGNNRCSLNSRCIDTPGSYSCQCLDGYYGNGEVCYDINECNRWPCDRNAACTNTDGSYSCSCNGGFQGNGLSCVDYDECKAGVHDCSSNSRCINTPGSFSCQCLDGYQANGDACYDINECNSWPRPCDLNAACTNTDGSYSCSCNDGFRAYGQSCVDYDECKAGVHDCHEKATCINTSGSYRCSCFKGYRGNGKVCKASKARSLQPSGILLMLCFIILLLR; this comes from the exons ATGATAAAGATGTCACCGCGTACTTTGAGCAGTAAAGCCTCATGCAGTCCCAAGGTCCTGAAGATATTGCTGGCCGCAGGACTTGTTCTGGTGGTGCTATTAGCGGTCTCTCTTGCTTTGTTAATTCACCAGCAGAGCAAGGCAAGTGGTTCCGATG AATCAGAGAAATTGGCGGACAAGCGAAGTATGGCCATCTTGTCTGACTGCAGGCATAAGCAACTCTGTGATGTCAAGGCCACCTGCACAGCTGTCAGTGACAACCATCACGCCTGCCTGTGCAACGGTGGCTTCCAGGGAAATGGCTCGGTTTGTTACG ACATAGACGAATGCTTATCGGAGCAACTTAATTCATGCCATCAGGACGCTGTTTGTGTTAACACAATTGGCACCTATAATTGCATATGCCGCGATGGGTTTTTTGGAAACATGTCGACGTGCAAAGATGTTGACGAATGCAAGAAGGGAACCCACAATTGCAGTAAGCATGCGCACTGTGCAAATAGCGTCGGAACTTATAAGTGCACCTGTCGCCATGGATTTAAGGGAAGCGGCTGGTCATGCTCAGATGTCAACGAATGCCAGCTGGGAATCCACAAATGCAGCCAGCACGCCATCTGTACAAACAACATTGGCTCCTATAATTGCACATGCCGCGATGGTTTTCGAGGAAACGGGTCGACGTGCAAAGATGTTGACGAATGCAAGAAAGGAACCCACAATTGCAGTGAGCATGCTCACTGTACAAACAGCGTGGGATCTTATAACTGCAACTGTCGCGATGGATTTCTTGGAGACGGCCGTTCATGCTCAGATGTAAACGAATGCAAGCATGGAATCCACAAATGCAGTCAACACGCCATCTGTATAAACCACATAGGTACGCATAGTTGCATATGCCGCAAAGGTTTTCATGGAAACGGGACGACATGTAAAGATGTCGACGAATGCAAGAAAGGAACCCACAATTGCAGCGAACATGCTGACTGTACAAACAGCGTAGGATCTTATAACTGCACCTGTCGTGATGGATTTCAAGGAAACGGCTGGTCATGCTCAGATGTCAACGAATGCAAGGTGGGAATCCACAAATGCAGTCAGCACGCCATTTGTACAAACAACATTGGCTCCTATAATTGCACATGCCGCGATGGCTTTCGTGGAAACGGGTGGACATGCAAAGATGTTGACGAATGCAAGGAGGGAACCCACAATTGCAGTGAGCATGCTCACTGTACAAATAGCGTGGGATCTTATAACTGCACCTGTCGCCATGGATTTCTTGGAAACGGCTGGTCATGCTCAGATATCAACGAATGCAAGGAAGGGATCCACAAATGCAGTCAGCACGCCATTTGTACAAACAACATTGGCACCTATAATTGCACATGTCGCAATGGTTTTCGTGGGAACGGGTGGACATGCAAAGACATTGACGAATGCAAGAGAGGAACCCACAATTGCAGTGAGTATGCTAACTGTACAAACAACGTGGGTTCTTATAACTGCACCTGTCGCGATGGATTTCAAGGAGATGGTTTATCATGCAAAGATTTAGATGAATGTAAGTTGGGAATAGACAAATGCAGTCAGTTTGCCCAGTGTACAAACCAAGTTGGAACTTATGATTGCGCATGTCACCATGGTTTTCGTGGAAACGGGCGGACTTGCAAAGATGTTGACGAATGTCGTGCAGGGATCCACAATTGCAGCCTTAATGCATTTTGCGCAAATAATGTGGGTGCATTCAATTGCACCTGCCGCGAGGGATATGAAGGCAATGGATGGATATGCACTGATGTTAACGAGTGTCAAAGAGGCACTCACAGCTGTCACACTCACGCCAGCTGTCATAACTTTCAAGGTTCACACAGGTGCTACTGCGACAGAGGATACAGAGGAGATGGACAAACTTGCCATG ATATCGATGAGTGTCAAAACGGGAACAACAGGTGCAGTTTGAATTCGCGTTGTATCGACACCCCTGGTTCATACAGCTGTCAATGCCTCGATGGATATTATGGCAATGGAGAGGTCTGCTATGACATCAATGAATGCAATAGGTGGCCTTGCGATCGGAACGCAGCTTGCACAAACACGGACGGCTCTTACAGCTGTAGCTGCAATGGTGGTTTCCAAGGCAATGGACTGTCATGTGTCGATTACGATGAGTGCAAAGCGGGCGTTCATGATTGCAGCTCTAATTCGCGTTGTATCAACACCCCTGGTTCATTCAGCTGCCAGTGCCTCGATGGATATCAAGCCAATGGAGACGCCTGCTACGATATCAACGAATGCAACAGCTGGCCTAGGCCTTGCGATCTGAATGCAGCTTGCACAAACACAGACGGCTCTTACAGTTGCAGCTGCAATGATGGTTTCAGAGCTTATGGGCAGTCATGTGTTGATTACGATGAGTGCAAAGCGGGTGTCCATGATTGCCATGAGAAAGCGACGTGCATCAACACTTCGGGCTCGTATCGGTGTTCATGTTTCAAAGGTTACCGTGGAAATGGTAAAGTCTGCAAAG CGTCTAAGGCGAGAAGTCTGCAGCCCAGTGGAATTCTTCTTATGTTATGTTTTATCATATTGCTTTTGCGATGA